In Citrus sinensis cultivar Valencia sweet orange chromosome 4, DVS_A1.0, whole genome shotgun sequence, one DNA window encodes the following:
- the LOC102609772 gene encoding protein M7 isoform X2 — protein MKLSGTKALPILLLVLVMTSFMEQGNSHPCANTFISTLVQLIPCRPAVSPFSPIPPSEACCNAIKALGQPCLCVLINGPPIAGIDRNVALQLPDKCIANFEPCDMMK, from the exons ATGAAGCTTTCGGGCACTAAGGCTCTGCCAATTTTGCTGCTAGTATTGGTTATGACAAGTTTCATGGAGCAAGGCAACAGCCATCCTTGTGCTAACACTTTCATATCCACACTAGTCCAGCTGATACCTTGTAGGCCAGCAGTTTCTCCATTTAGTCCCATTCCACCAAGTGAAGCCTGCTGCAATGCCATCAAAGCTCTAGGCCAGCCTTGTCTATGTGTGCTCATAAATGGTCCCCCAATTGCTGGCATTGACCGGAATGTGGCCCTGCAGCTCCCGGATAAATGCATCGCTAACTTTGAACCAT GTGATATGATGAAGTAG
- the LOC102609022 gene encoding clustered mitochondria protein isoform X1 codes for MAGKSNKGRNRKVSHAATAAAAANSADQVVSSEKDSNSPSESVIVDANANGVPAVSESTIAQADVQESDTANSADEPKQGELHLYPVTVKTQSNEKLELQLNPGDSVMDIRQFLLDAPETCFFTCYDLVLHTKDGSTHHLEDYNEISEVADITTGGCTLEMVAALYDDRSIRAHVHRTRDLLSLSTLHASLSTSLALQYEMAQSKVSSSGDAAKTEVPELDGLGFMEDVSGSLGKLLSSSTQEIKCVESIVFSSFNPSPSHRRLVGDLIYLDVVTLEGHKYCITGTTKMFYVNSSTGNVLDPRPSKANSEATTLIGLLQKISSKFKKAFREILDRKASAHPFENVQSLLPPNSWLGLYPVPDHKRDAARAEDALTLSYGSELIGMQRDWNEELQSCREFPHGTPQERILRDRALYKVTSDFVDAAINGAIGVISRCIPPINPTDPECFHMYVHNNIFFSFAVDSDLNHLSRKRASDIISINSSGKASHNFTSADGGISYGENAGESNGVVELAQVSSESQLAESEQATYASANNDLKGTKAYQEADVPGLHNLAMAIIDYRGHRVVAQSVLPGILQGDKSDSLLYGSVDNGKKISWNEDFHSKVLEAAKRLHLKEHTVLDGSGNVFKLAAPVECKGIVGSDDRHYLLDLMRVTPRDANYTGLGSRFCIMRPELITAFCQVEAAEKSKGQSKPEGEAIVNPDSSEASGIKESANHEVNVTATSDVSQDATKEGKVETVQECSSASEESSDSCDGILFNPNAFTEFKLAGSQDEIAADEENVRKVSLYLADVVLPKFIQDLCTLEVSPMDGQTLTEALHAHGINIRYIGKVADGTKHLPHLWDLCSNEIVVRSAKHILKDVLRETEDHDLGPAIAHLFNCFFGSCQAVRGKVTASNVQSRNQMKEHAGHPSSSKSSRSQARWKDRVAARKHHSSYMNVNSDTLWSDLKEFAKLKYQFELPEDARLWVKKVSVMRNLCQKVGISVAARKYDFNAATPFETSDILNLQPVVKHSVPVCSEAKNLVEMGKVQLAEGLLSEAYTLFSEAFSILQQVTGPMHREVANCCRYLAMVLYHAGDMAGAIMQQHKELIINERCLGLDHPDTAHSYGNMALFYHGLNQTELALRHMSRALLLLSLSSGPDHPDVAATFINVAMMYQDIGKMDTALRYLQEALKKNERLLGEEHIQTAVCYHALAIAFNCMGAFKLSHQHEKKTYDILVKQLGEEDSRTKDSQNWMKTFKMRELQMNVQKQKGQAFNAASTQKAIDILKAHPDLIHAFQAVAAAGGSGNSGASANNSLNAALLGETLPRGRGFDERAARAAAEVRKKAVAKGLLIRPHGLPAQALPPLTQLLNIINSSGATPDASVSGATDDSKKEANGHSLAEPSDEKKDVSEPGREAQAPAGLGKGLGSLDAKKQKTKAKVAA; via the exons ATGGCGGGTAAGTCGAATAAAGGGAGGAACAGGAAAGTATCACACGCTGCCACTGCTGCTGCTGCCGCCAATTCCGCCGATCAGGTGGTCTCGTCTGAGAAAGATAGCAATAGTCCTTCAGAGTCGGTGATAGTTGATGCTAATGCTAATGGAGTTCCAGCTGTGAGTGAATCAACTATTGCCCAAGCAGATGTCCAGGAATCCGACACAGCTAATTCTGCTGATGAACCGAAGCAAG GCGAGCTTCATCTCTATCCCGTCACTGTCAAAACACAAAGCAACGAGAAGCTTGAGCTACAA TTGAACCCAGGAGATTCTGTTATGGATATACGACAATTTCTTCTTGATGCTCCGGAAACTTGTTTCTTTACTTGTTATGACTTGGTGCTGCATACAAAGGATGGTTCAACTCATCATCTAGAAGATTACAATGAAATCTCTGAAGTAGCTGATATTACTACTGGCGGTTGCACCTTGGAGATGGTTGCTG CATTATATGATGATAGGTCAATCAGGGCTCACGTTCATCGTACAAGGGATTTGCTTTCCCTTTCAACACTTCATGCTTCATTGTCTACCTCACTTGCACTGCAGTATGAGATGGCACAAAGCAAAGTTTCAAGTTCAGGAG ATGCTGCTAAAACTGAAGTTCCAGAGCTTGATGGTCTGGGTTTTATGGAGGATGTTTCTGGCTCGCTAGGTAAACTGCTATCATCCTCTACACAAGAAATCAAATGCGTGGAGAGCATTGTATTTTCATCCTTCAACCCTTCCCCAAGCCATAGAAG GCTTGTTGGGGATTTGATTTACTTGGATGTGGTAACTTTGGAGGGGCACAAATATTGTATAACTGGAACCACGAAGATGTTTTATGTCAATTCAAGTACAGGAAATGTCCTCGACCCTAGGCCAAGTAAAGCTAATTCTGAGGCAACAACCCTCATTGGGCTTTTGCAGAAGATTAGCTCCAAGTTCAAGAAAG CTTTCCGTGAAATTTTGGATAGGAAAGCTTCTGCACATCCCTTCGAAAATGTTCAATCTCTGTTGCCACCAAATTCGTGGCTGGGGCTGTATCCGGTCCCTG ATCACAAACGTGATGCAGCTAGAGCTGAGGATGCATTGACTCTTTCATATGGTAGTGAGCTGATTGGCATGCAAAGAGATTGGAATGAGGAGTTGCAATCTTGTCGGGAATTTCCCCACGGAACTCCTCAGGAGAG GATATTGCGGGATAGGGCCCTCTACAAAGTGACTTCTGATTTTGTTGATGCAGCAATCAACGGTGCTATTGGAGTCATAAGCAGATGTATACCCCCTATAAATCCAACTGATCCAGAGTGCTTTCACAT GTATGTGCACAACAATATATTCTTCAGTTTTGCTGTGGATTCAGACCTCAATCATCTGTCGAGGAAACGGGCATCAGATATCATTTCAATCAATTCATCTGGAAAGGCTTCCCATAATTTCACTAGCGCAGATGGTGGAATCTCCTATGGTGAGAATGCAGGGGAATCCAATGGTGTTGTGGAATTGGCTCAAGTGTCTTCTGAATCCCAGTTGGCTGAGAGTGAGCAGGCTACATATGCTTCTGCAAATAATGATTTGAAGGGCACCAAGGCATACCAGGAAGCTGATGTCCCTGGACTTCATAATCTAGCCATGGCAATAATTGATTACAGGGGTCATAGAGTGGTAGCTCAG AGTGTTCTGCCTGGCATTCTTCAAGGGGATAAATCAGACTCCCTTCTTTATGGTTCTGTTGACAATGGCAAGAAAATTAGCTGGAATGAAGATTTTCATTCAAAG gtCTTAGAGGCTGCCAAACGCCTTCATTTAAAAGAACACACAGTCCTTGATGGATCTGGAAACGTCTTCAAATTGGCTGCTCCAGTGGAATGCAAGGGCATTGTTGGCAGTGATGACAG ACATTATCTTCTTGACTTAATGAGAGTAACCCCACGCGATGCAAACTACACGGGATTAGGATCCCGATTTTGTATTATGAGACCAGAACTAATTACTGCTTTTTGTCAG GTTGAAGCTGCAGAAAAATCGAAAGGTCAGTCTAAACCGGAGGGAGAGGCCATTGTAAACCCTGATTCTTCAGAAGCTTCTGGCATTAAAGAGTCAGCAAACCATGAGGTTAATGTAACTGCAACTTCTGATGTCAGTCAG GATGCAACAAAAGAAGGAAAGGTGGAGACTGTCCAAGAATGTAGTTCTGCATCTGAAGAAAGCTCTGATTCATGTGATGGAATACTCTTTAACCCCAATGCTTTTACTGAATTTAAGTTGGCTGGGAGTCAGGAT GAGATAGCAGCTGATGAAGAAAATGTCAGGAAAGTTAGTTTGTACCTTGCAGATGTGGTGCTTCCAAAATTTATCCAAGATCTTTGCACGCTTGAAGTATCACCCATGGATGGCCAGACGCTGACTGAAGCACTCCATGCTCATGGAATTAATATTCGCTACATTGGAAAA GTAGCTGATGGGACCAAACATTTACCTCACCTATGGGATCTTTGTTCTAATGAAATTGTAGTGAGATCTGCAAAACATATTCTCAAG GATGTTCTCAGAGAGACAGAGGATCATGATCTTGGCCCGGCTATAGCACATCTTTTCAACTGTTTCTTTGGAAGTTGTCAAGCTGTTAGGGGAAAAGTTACTGCTAGTAATGTGCAATCTAGAAACCAAATGAAA GAGCATGCAGGCCATCCATCTTCTAGCAAGTCATCTAGGAGTCAAGCTAGGTGGAAAGACAGAGTAGCTGCAAGAAAGCATCATTCGTCTTATATGAATGTTAACTCAGATACTTTATGGTCCGACCTCAAAGAATTTGCGAAATTGAAATATCAG tttgaGTTGCCAGAGGATGCAAGACTGTGGGTGAAGAAAGTTTCAGTTATGCGTAATCTTTGCCAAAAG GTGGGCATAAGTGTTGCAGCTCgcaaatatgattttaatgCTGCAACACCTTTCGAAACATCAGATATCTTGAATCTTCAACCTGTAGTGAAGCATTCAGTTCCCGTATGTTCTGAGGCTAAGAACCTCGTTGAAATGGGAAAGGTTCAATTAGCTGAG GGTCTGCTTAGTGAAGCCTACACATTATTTTCTGAGGCATTTTCTATACTTCAACAG GTGACCGGTCCTATGCATCGCGAGGTTGCTAACTGCTGTAG GTACCTTGCCATGGTTTTATACCACGCAGGAGACATGGCTGGAGCTATAATGCAACAGCACAAGGAATTAATCATTAATGAGCGTTGCTTGGGTTTGGATCACCCTGATACTGCTCACAG CTACGGCAATATGGCTCTTTTCTATCATGGCCTTAACCAAACAGAACTTGCGTTACGACACATGTCACGGGCATTGCTCTTACTGAGTCTTTCATCTGGACCCGACCACCCTGATGTGGCTGCAACTTTCATAAATGTTGCAATGATGTACCAGGACATTGGAAAGATGGACACAGCTCTCCGCTATTTGCAAGAGGcattgaaaaagaatgagAGGCTCCTAGGCGAGGAGCATATACAGACCGCTGTTTGCTACCATGCTCTTGCAATTGCCTTCAACTGCATGGGTGCCTTCAAGCTTTCTCACCAG CATGAGAAGAAAACCTATGATATACTTGTCAAACAACTTGGCGAGGAGGACTCGAGGACAAAAGATTCTCAAAACTGGATGAAGACATTTAAAATGCGTGAACTTCAG ATGAATGTACAAAAGCAGAAAGGACAAGCTTTTAATGCTGCTTCTACACAAAAGgctattgatattttaaag GCCCATCCTGATTTAATACATGCATTCCAGGCTGTGGCCGCAGCCGGAGGATCTGGTAATTCTGGAGCGTCAGCCAACAATTCACTTAATGCAGCGCTACTTGGTGAGACCCTTCCGCGGGGGAGGGGATTTGATGAGAGAGCAGCTCGTGCAGCAGCTGAGGTTAGGAAGAAAGCTGTAGCAAAGGGCCTCTTGATTCGTCCACATGGTCTTCCAGCCCAAGCTTTGCCACCACTTACTCAGCTTCTCAACATCATAAATTCATCTGGTGCAACCCCTGACGCCAGTGTCAGCGGGGCCACTGATGATTCAAAGAAAGAAGCCAATGGCCATTCTCTGGCTGAGCCATCAGATGAGAAAAAGGATGTATCAGAACCAGGTAGAGAAGCTCAAGCTCCTGCTGGGTTGGGCAAGGGCCTAGGTTCCCTGGACGCCaagaaacagaaaacaaaagcTAAGGTTGCAGCATGA
- the LOC102609310 gene encoding uncharacterized protein LOC102609310 codes for MEVPVIDLAAYLSAGEGEVGSEVSELCREVSGILRETGALLVKDPRCTVEDNDRFLDMMEKYFESPFHFKRLQERPNLHYQVGVTPEGVEIPRSLVDEEMQEKFRAMPKESQPSIPIGPDPKWRYMWRVGPRPSNTRFQELNSEPVIPDGFPEWKETMDSWGHKMISAIEVVAEMAAIGFGLPKDAFTSLMKQGPHLLAPTGCDLRRYGKEGTVFAGYHYDLNFLTIHGRSRFPGLNIWLRNGKKVEVKVPVGCLLIQTGKQIEWLTAGDCLAGMHEVIVTSRTIDAIKQASEHNRSLWRVSSTLFAHIASDAVLKPLGHFAESPLSRKYPPICAGEFVEQELAVINLKGNKGES; via the exons atggaGGTGCCGGTGATAGATCTAGCGGCGTATCTGTCGGCCGGGGAGGGGGAGGTGGGGAGTGAAGTGAGTGAGTTGTGTAGGGAAGTGAGCGGGATATTGAGAGAAACGGGAGCGTTGTTGGTGAAGGATCCGAGGTGTACGGTCGAGGATAACGATCGCTTCTTGGATATGATGGAGAAGTACTTCGAATCTCCCTTCCACTTCAAGCGCTTGCAGGAGCGCCCCAATTTGCATTATCag GTTGGGGTGACACCAGAAGGAGTAGAAATTCCAAGAAGCCTGGTTGATGAAGAAATGCAAGAGAAATTTAGAGCAATGCCCAAAGAGTCTCAACCATCCATTCCCATTGGACCAGATCCCAAGTGGCGATACATGTGGAGGGTTGGTCCTCGGCCATCAAACACCCGCTTTCAG GAACTTAATTCAGAGCCTGTCATACCAGACGGTTTCCCTGAGTGGAAAGAAACCATGGACTCTTGGGGACACAAAATGATATCTGCAATAGAG GTTGTTGCTGAGATGGCGGCAATTGGTTTTGGTTTGCCAAAGGATGCATTCACTTCCCTTATGAAGCAG GGACCACATCTCCTTGCTCCCACTGGGTGTGACCTCAGACGTTATGGCAAGGAGGGCACTGTTTTTGCGGGATACCACTATGACCTTAACTTTCTCACCATTCATGGTCGAAGTCGATTCCCTGGTCTAAACATTTGGCTTAGGAATGGGAAAAAAGTTGAAGTGAAGGTTCCTGTGGGATGTCTTTTAATTCAGACAGGGAAGCAG ATAGAGTGGTTGACTGCAGGAGACTGCCTAGCTGGGATGCATGAAGTTATTGTCACGAGCAGGACAATTGATGCAATCAAACAAGCATCAGAGCATAATCGTAGCCTATGGAGAGTATCCTCAACA TTGTTTGCCCACATCGCATCAGATGCCGTGTTGAAGCCGCTAGGCCACTTTGCGGAATCTCCTCTCTCTCGCAAATATCCGCCCATTTGTGCGGGAGAGTTTGTTGAACAAGAGCTTGCAGTAATcaatttaaaaggaaataaagGGGAATCTTGa
- the LOC102608733 gene encoding 60S ribosomal protein L6-like — translation MAPKQGKPRVSRNPELIRGIGKFSRSKMYHKRGLWAIKAKNGGVFPRHDPKPKAAAPAEKPPKFYPADDVKKPLVNKRKPKPTKLRASITPGTVLIILAGRFKGKRVVFLKQLPSGLLLVSGPFKINGVPLRRVNQSYVIGTSTKVDISGVNVDKFDDKYFAKEVERKKKKGENEFFESEKEEKKSLPQEKKDDQKSVDTPLIKAIEAVPDLKAYLGARFSLRAGMKPHELVF, via the exons ATGGCGCCGAAGCAAGGGAAGCCAAGAGTGAGCAGGAATCCGGAGCTGATCCGAGGAATTGGAAAGTTCTCTCGTTCAAAGATGTACCATAAGAGGGGTCTGTGGGCAATTAAAGCCAAAAACGGTGGCGTCTTTCCTCGTCACGACCCTAAGCCCAAAGCCGCTGCTCCCGCCGAGAAGCCCCCCAAGTTTTACCCCGCCGATGACGTCAAGAAACCACTCGTCAACAAGCGCAAGCCTAAACCCACCAAGCTTAG AGCAAGCATCACCCCAGGGACAGTGCTGATTATACTAGCTGGAAGGTTCAAGGGTAAGAGAGTTGTGTTCCTGAAGCAGCTTCCATCTGGGTTGCTTCTAGTTTCTG GGCCATTTAAGATCAATGGTGTTCCTTTACGACGTGTGAACCAGTCTTACGTGATTGGAACTTCTACCAAAGTTGATATCTCCGGAGTGAATGTGGATAAGTTTGATGATAAGTATTTTGCCAAGGAAGTcgagaggaagaagaagaaaggagAGAATGAGTTCTTTGAGTCAGAGAAAGAG GAGAAGAAGTCGCTTCCTCAGGAGAAGAAGGATGATCAGAAGTCCGTTGATACACCATTGATCAAGGCCATTGAGGCTGTTCCAGACTTGAAGGCTTACCTTGGTGCTAGGTTTTCCCTCAGGGCCGGCATGAAACCTCATGAACTTGTCTTCTGA
- the LOC102609022 gene encoding clustered mitochondria protein isoform X2, with amino-acid sequence MAGKSNKGRNRKVSHAATAAAAANSADQVVSSEKDSNSPSESVIVDANANGVPAVSESTIAQADVQESDTANSADEPKQGELHLYPVTVKTQSNEKLELQLNPGDSVMDIRQFLLDAPETCFFTCYDLVLHTKDGSTHHLEDYNEISEVADITTGGCTLEMVAALYDDRSIRAHVHRTRDLLSLSTLHASLSTSLALQYEMAQSKVSSSGDAAKTEVPELDGLGFMEDVSGSLGKLLSSSTQEIKCVESIVFSSFNPSPSHRRLVGDLIYLDVVTLEGHKYCITGTTKMFYVNSSTGNVLDPRPSKANSEATTLIGLLQKISSKFKKAFREILDRKASAHPFENVQSLLPPNSWLGLYPVPDHKRDAARAEDALTLSYGSELIGMQRDWNEELQSCREFPHGTPQERILRDRALYKVTSDFVDAAINGAIGVISRCIPPINPTDPECFHMYVHNNIFFSFAVDSDLNHLSRKRASDIISINSSGKASHNFTSADGGISYGENAGESNGVVELAQVSSESQLAESEQATYASANNDLKGTKAYQEADVPGLHNLAMAIIDYRGHRVVAQSVLPGILQGDKSDSLLYGSVDNGKKISWNEDFHSKVLEAAKRLHLKEHTVLDGSGNVFKLAAPVECKGIVGSDDRHYLLDLMRVTPRDANYTGLGSRFCIMRPELITAFCQVEAAEKSKGQSKPEGEAIVNPDSSEASGIKESANHEVNVTATSDVSQDATKEGKVETVQECSSASEESSDSCDGILFNPNAFTEFKLAGSQDEIAADEENVRKVSLYLADVVLPKFIQDLCTLEVSPMDGQTLTEALHAHGINIRYIGKVADGTKHLPHLWDLCSNEIVVRSAKHILKDVLRETEDHDLGPAIAHLFNCFFGSCQAVRGKVTASNVQSRNQMKEHAGHPSSSKSSRSQARWKDRVAARKHHSSYMNVNSDTLWSDLKEFAKLKYQFELPEDARLWVKKVSVMRNLCQKVGISVAARKYDFNAATPFETSDILNLQPVVKHSVPVCSEAKNLVEMGKVQLAEGLLSEAYTLFSEAFSILQQVTGPMHREVANCCRYLAMVLYHAGDMAGAIMQQHKELIINERCLGLDHPDTAHSYGNMALFYHGLNQTELALRHMSRALLLLSLSSGPDHPDVAATFINVAMMYQDIGKMDTALRYLQEALKKNERLLGEEHIQTAVCYHALAIAFNCMGAFKLSHQHEKKTYDILVKQLGEEDSRTKDSQNWMKTFKMRELQMNVQKQKGQAFNAASTQKAIDILKAVAAAGGSGNSGASANNSLNAALLGETLPRGRGFDERAARAAAEVRKKAVAKGLLIRPHGLPAQALPPLTQLLNIINSSGATPDASVSGATDDSKKEANGHSLAEPSDEKKDVSEPGREAQAPAGLGKGLGSLDAKKQKTKAKVAA; translated from the exons ATGGCGGGTAAGTCGAATAAAGGGAGGAACAGGAAAGTATCACACGCTGCCACTGCTGCTGCTGCCGCCAATTCCGCCGATCAGGTGGTCTCGTCTGAGAAAGATAGCAATAGTCCTTCAGAGTCGGTGATAGTTGATGCTAATGCTAATGGAGTTCCAGCTGTGAGTGAATCAACTATTGCCCAAGCAGATGTCCAGGAATCCGACACAGCTAATTCTGCTGATGAACCGAAGCAAG GCGAGCTTCATCTCTATCCCGTCACTGTCAAAACACAAAGCAACGAGAAGCTTGAGCTACAA TTGAACCCAGGAGATTCTGTTATGGATATACGACAATTTCTTCTTGATGCTCCGGAAACTTGTTTCTTTACTTGTTATGACTTGGTGCTGCATACAAAGGATGGTTCAACTCATCATCTAGAAGATTACAATGAAATCTCTGAAGTAGCTGATATTACTACTGGCGGTTGCACCTTGGAGATGGTTGCTG CATTATATGATGATAGGTCAATCAGGGCTCACGTTCATCGTACAAGGGATTTGCTTTCCCTTTCAACACTTCATGCTTCATTGTCTACCTCACTTGCACTGCAGTATGAGATGGCACAAAGCAAAGTTTCAAGTTCAGGAG ATGCTGCTAAAACTGAAGTTCCAGAGCTTGATGGTCTGGGTTTTATGGAGGATGTTTCTGGCTCGCTAGGTAAACTGCTATCATCCTCTACACAAGAAATCAAATGCGTGGAGAGCATTGTATTTTCATCCTTCAACCCTTCCCCAAGCCATAGAAG GCTTGTTGGGGATTTGATTTACTTGGATGTGGTAACTTTGGAGGGGCACAAATATTGTATAACTGGAACCACGAAGATGTTTTATGTCAATTCAAGTACAGGAAATGTCCTCGACCCTAGGCCAAGTAAAGCTAATTCTGAGGCAACAACCCTCATTGGGCTTTTGCAGAAGATTAGCTCCAAGTTCAAGAAAG CTTTCCGTGAAATTTTGGATAGGAAAGCTTCTGCACATCCCTTCGAAAATGTTCAATCTCTGTTGCCACCAAATTCGTGGCTGGGGCTGTATCCGGTCCCTG ATCACAAACGTGATGCAGCTAGAGCTGAGGATGCATTGACTCTTTCATATGGTAGTGAGCTGATTGGCATGCAAAGAGATTGGAATGAGGAGTTGCAATCTTGTCGGGAATTTCCCCACGGAACTCCTCAGGAGAG GATATTGCGGGATAGGGCCCTCTACAAAGTGACTTCTGATTTTGTTGATGCAGCAATCAACGGTGCTATTGGAGTCATAAGCAGATGTATACCCCCTATAAATCCAACTGATCCAGAGTGCTTTCACAT GTATGTGCACAACAATATATTCTTCAGTTTTGCTGTGGATTCAGACCTCAATCATCTGTCGAGGAAACGGGCATCAGATATCATTTCAATCAATTCATCTGGAAAGGCTTCCCATAATTTCACTAGCGCAGATGGTGGAATCTCCTATGGTGAGAATGCAGGGGAATCCAATGGTGTTGTGGAATTGGCTCAAGTGTCTTCTGAATCCCAGTTGGCTGAGAGTGAGCAGGCTACATATGCTTCTGCAAATAATGATTTGAAGGGCACCAAGGCATACCAGGAAGCTGATGTCCCTGGACTTCATAATCTAGCCATGGCAATAATTGATTACAGGGGTCATAGAGTGGTAGCTCAG AGTGTTCTGCCTGGCATTCTTCAAGGGGATAAATCAGACTCCCTTCTTTATGGTTCTGTTGACAATGGCAAGAAAATTAGCTGGAATGAAGATTTTCATTCAAAG gtCTTAGAGGCTGCCAAACGCCTTCATTTAAAAGAACACACAGTCCTTGATGGATCTGGAAACGTCTTCAAATTGGCTGCTCCAGTGGAATGCAAGGGCATTGTTGGCAGTGATGACAG ACATTATCTTCTTGACTTAATGAGAGTAACCCCACGCGATGCAAACTACACGGGATTAGGATCCCGATTTTGTATTATGAGACCAGAACTAATTACTGCTTTTTGTCAG GTTGAAGCTGCAGAAAAATCGAAAGGTCAGTCTAAACCGGAGGGAGAGGCCATTGTAAACCCTGATTCTTCAGAAGCTTCTGGCATTAAAGAGTCAGCAAACCATGAGGTTAATGTAACTGCAACTTCTGATGTCAGTCAG GATGCAACAAAAGAAGGAAAGGTGGAGACTGTCCAAGAATGTAGTTCTGCATCTGAAGAAAGCTCTGATTCATGTGATGGAATACTCTTTAACCCCAATGCTTTTACTGAATTTAAGTTGGCTGGGAGTCAGGAT GAGATAGCAGCTGATGAAGAAAATGTCAGGAAAGTTAGTTTGTACCTTGCAGATGTGGTGCTTCCAAAATTTATCCAAGATCTTTGCACGCTTGAAGTATCACCCATGGATGGCCAGACGCTGACTGAAGCACTCCATGCTCATGGAATTAATATTCGCTACATTGGAAAA GTAGCTGATGGGACCAAACATTTACCTCACCTATGGGATCTTTGTTCTAATGAAATTGTAGTGAGATCTGCAAAACATATTCTCAAG GATGTTCTCAGAGAGACAGAGGATCATGATCTTGGCCCGGCTATAGCACATCTTTTCAACTGTTTCTTTGGAAGTTGTCAAGCTGTTAGGGGAAAAGTTACTGCTAGTAATGTGCAATCTAGAAACCAAATGAAA GAGCATGCAGGCCATCCATCTTCTAGCAAGTCATCTAGGAGTCAAGCTAGGTGGAAAGACAGAGTAGCTGCAAGAAAGCATCATTCGTCTTATATGAATGTTAACTCAGATACTTTATGGTCCGACCTCAAAGAATTTGCGAAATTGAAATATCAG tttgaGTTGCCAGAGGATGCAAGACTGTGGGTGAAGAAAGTTTCAGTTATGCGTAATCTTTGCCAAAAG GTGGGCATAAGTGTTGCAGCTCgcaaatatgattttaatgCTGCAACACCTTTCGAAACATCAGATATCTTGAATCTTCAACCTGTAGTGAAGCATTCAGTTCCCGTATGTTCTGAGGCTAAGAACCTCGTTGAAATGGGAAAGGTTCAATTAGCTGAG GGTCTGCTTAGTGAAGCCTACACATTATTTTCTGAGGCATTTTCTATACTTCAACAG GTGACCGGTCCTATGCATCGCGAGGTTGCTAACTGCTGTAG GTACCTTGCCATGGTTTTATACCACGCAGGAGACATGGCTGGAGCTATAATGCAACAGCACAAGGAATTAATCATTAATGAGCGTTGCTTGGGTTTGGATCACCCTGATACTGCTCACAG CTACGGCAATATGGCTCTTTTCTATCATGGCCTTAACCAAACAGAACTTGCGTTACGACACATGTCACGGGCATTGCTCTTACTGAGTCTTTCATCTGGACCCGACCACCCTGATGTGGCTGCAACTTTCATAAATGTTGCAATGATGTACCAGGACATTGGAAAGATGGACACAGCTCTCCGCTATTTGCAAGAGGcattgaaaaagaatgagAGGCTCCTAGGCGAGGAGCATATACAGACCGCTGTTTGCTACCATGCTCTTGCAATTGCCTTCAACTGCATGGGTGCCTTCAAGCTTTCTCACCAG CATGAGAAGAAAACCTATGATATACTTGTCAAACAACTTGGCGAGGAGGACTCGAGGACAAAAGATTCTCAAAACTGGATGAAGACATTTAAAATGCGTGAACTTCAG ATGAATGTACAAAAGCAGAAAGGACAAGCTTTTAATGCTGCTTCTACACAAAAGgctattgatattttaaag GCTGTGGCCGCAGCCGGAGGATCTGGTAATTCTGGAGCGTCAGCCAACAATTCACTTAATGCAGCGCTACTTGGTGAGACCCTTCCGCGGGGGAGGGGATTTGATGAGAGAGCAGCTCGTGCAGCAGCTGAGGTTAGGAAGAAAGCTGTAGCAAAGGGCCTCTTGATTCGTCCACATGGTCTTCCAGCCCAAGCTTTGCCACCACTTACTCAGCTTCTCAACATCATAAATTCATCTGGTGCAACCCCTGACGCCAGTGTCAGCGGGGCCACTGATGATTCAAAGAAAGAAGCCAATGGCCATTCTCTGGCTGAGCCATCAGATGAGAAAAAGGATGTATCAGAACCAGGTAGAGAAGCTCAAGCTCCTGCTGGGTTGGGCAAGGGCCTAGGTTCCCTGGACGCCaagaaacagaaaacaaaagcTAAGGTTGCAGCATGA
- the LOC102609772 gene encoding protein M7 isoform X1: MKLSGTKALPILLLVLVMTSFMEQGNSHPCANTFISTLVQLIPCRPAVSPFSPIPPSEACCNAIKALGQPCLCVLINGPPIAGIDRNVALQLPDKCIANFEPCIISPSASSNSDMMK, encoded by the exons ATGAAGCTTTCGGGCACTAAGGCTCTGCCAATTTTGCTGCTAGTATTGGTTATGACAAGTTTCATGGAGCAAGGCAACAGCCATCCTTGTGCTAACACTTTCATATCCACACTAGTCCAGCTGATACCTTGTAGGCCAGCAGTTTCTCCATTTAGTCCCATTCCACCAAGTGAAGCCTGCTGCAATGCCATCAAAGCTCTAGGCCAGCCTTGTCTATGTGTGCTCATAAATGGTCCCCCAATTGCTGGCATTGACCGGAATGTGGCCCTGCAGCTCCCGGATAAATGCATCGCTAACTTTGAACCATGTATCATCTCTCCCTCTGCCTCTTCCAATA GTGATATGATGAAGTAG